From Actinopolymorpha cephalotaxi, one genomic window encodes:
- a CDS encoding MIP/aquaporin family protein, protein MSEEIPALRRGPHGLKRVGGTWGEILAEFLGTFILILFGDGAVAMAVAGLPGSGRTATSTTFFVGAGDWLLIVFGWAFAVMFAVYVAGGISGAHINPAVTLAFAVRRQFPWNKVGPYIGAQVAGAFVGAAVIFAVYNSALNATDAAEHTPRGSGKALVTFSAFATFPAPYFHGSWVGPLVDQIVGTALLLLLIVAVIDKRNLAPAGNMGPLVTGLVVGAIGLSFGANAGYAINPARDFGPRFFAWIAGWGDVALPGSIPGAFSWYFWIPIIGPIIGGVIGVFVYDYFIGDVLAARRAQAEGPPAGRAGEGAAEGGLDEGS, encoded by the coding sequence GTGAGCGAAGAGATCCCCGCGTTGCGGCGGGGCCCACACGGGCTGAAACGCGTCGGCGGTACGTGGGGAGAGATCCTCGCGGAGTTCCTGGGCACCTTCATCCTGATCCTGTTCGGTGACGGCGCGGTCGCGATGGCGGTCGCCGGCCTGCCCGGATCGGGGCGTACGGCCACGTCCACGACGTTCTTCGTCGGTGCGGGTGACTGGCTGCTGATCGTCTTCGGCTGGGCGTTCGCGGTGATGTTCGCGGTGTACGTCGCGGGCGGGATCAGCGGCGCGCACATCAACCCCGCGGTGACGCTGGCGTTCGCCGTGCGCCGGCAGTTCCCGTGGAACAAGGTCGGCCCCTACATCGGTGCGCAGGTGGCCGGGGCGTTCGTCGGGGCCGCGGTGATCTTCGCGGTCTACAACTCCGCGCTCAACGCCACCGACGCGGCGGAGCACACGCCGCGAGGTTCGGGCAAGGCGCTGGTGACGTTCTCGGCCTTCGCCACCTTCCCCGCGCCGTACTTCCACGGCAGCTGGGTCGGGCCGCTGGTCGACCAGATCGTGGGCACCGCGCTGCTCCTGCTGCTGATCGTGGCCGTCATCGACAAGCGCAACCTGGCACCCGCGGGCAACATGGGCCCGCTGGTCACCGGCCTGGTGGTGGGCGCGATCGGGCTGTCGTTCGGTGCGAACGCGGGGTACGCCATCAACCCCGCCCGCGACTTCGGGCCGCGCTTCTTCGCCTGGATCGCCGGCTGGGGTGACGTCGCCTTACCGGGCTCGATACCGGGGGCGTTCAGCTGGTACTTCTGGATACCCATCATCGGGCCGATCATCGGCGGCGTGATCGGCGTGTTCGTGTACGACTACTTCATCGGCGACGTGCTCGCGGCGCGGCGGGCACAGGCCGAGGGGCCGCCGGCCGGGCGGGCCGGTGAGGGTGCGGCCGAAGGTGGGCTCGACGAGGGTTCATGA
- the nrfD gene encoding NrfD/PsrC family molybdoenzyme membrane anchor subunit, which translates to MSTREELQVPKADFQSYYGRPILKEPTWKVPDVPLYLFLGGMAGTSATMAALADLTGREGLARTGRYAAALGSTASVVALVHDLHRPTRFLNMLRVFKPTSPLSVGSWILAPFSGAAGAAAVSTLTGVLPAWGRAAGVASGVLGPALSTYTAVLLADTAIPAWHEYHRELPFVFGGSALASGAGAALLAAPPAELAPARRMAVLGAGIELAAATRIERGDGIVGEPYRTGRPRRLMAAGRILTGVGAGLALAGRRSRLVSDRNARLLSAAAGASLLAGGLCTRFGVFYAGRVSAADPKYVVVPQRERAEAAAAGKAGGTTGPGSPPSPGSPPSPGSPPR; encoded by the coding sequence ATGAGCACCCGTGAGGAACTCCAGGTCCCGAAGGCGGACTTCCAGTCGTACTACGGACGGCCGATCCTCAAGGAGCCGACCTGGAAGGTGCCCGACGTACCCCTCTATCTGTTCCTCGGCGGCATGGCCGGCACGTCGGCGACGATGGCCGCGCTCGCCGACCTGACCGGGCGGGAGGGACTTGCCCGCACCGGCCGGTACGCCGCGGCGCTCGGCTCGACCGCCAGCGTGGTCGCACTGGTGCACGACCTGCACCGGCCGACCCGGTTCCTGAACATGCTGCGGGTGTTCAAGCCGACCTCGCCGCTGTCGGTGGGGTCGTGGATCCTGGCGCCGTTCTCCGGTGCGGCCGGCGCCGCGGCGGTGTCCACCCTGACCGGCGTGCTGCCGGCCTGGGGACGCGCGGCCGGCGTCGCCTCCGGCGTCCTCGGCCCGGCGCTGTCCACCTACACCGCGGTGCTGCTGGCCGACACCGCGATCCCGGCCTGGCACGAATACCACCGCGAGCTGCCGTTCGTGTTCGGCGGAAGCGCGCTGGCCAGCGGGGCCGGCGCCGCGCTGCTGGCGGCACCGCCGGCCGAGCTGGCGCCGGCCCGCCGGATGGCGGTGCTCGGCGCCGGGATCGAGCTCGCCGCCGCCACCCGGATCGAACGCGGCGACGGCATCGTCGGCGAGCCCTACCGCACCGGCCGCCCGCGCAGGCTGATGGCCGCCGGCCGGATCCTCACCGGTGTGGGTGCGGGGCTGGCGCTGGCCGGCCGCCGCAGCCGGCTGGTGTCGGACCGGAACGCCCGGCTGCTGTCCGCGGCGGCCGGCGCCTCGCTGCTCGCCGGCGGGTTGTGCACGCGGTTCGGCGTGTTCTACGCCGGCCGGGTGTCCGCCGCCGACCCGAAGTACGTCGTGGTCCCCCAACGCGAACGCGCCGAGGCCGCTGCCGCGGGGAAGGCCGGCGGCACTACCGGGCCCGGCTCCCCGCCGAGTCCTGGCTCCCCGCCGAGCCCCGGCTCTCCGCCGCGGTGA
- a CDS encoding carboxymuconolactone decarboxylase family protein — protein MKRRIDIMEHAGEGVRAMRQVERFVRESGLPPAIFELVKIRSSQINGCGFCLDMHMRQAKAAGETDERLWSVGAWRHTPFFSDAERAALALTEEATRLADRGETVPDSVWDEATRHFGEPELAGLIFAISHSNAWNRIMAITRTPPGGLRTATAS, from the coding sequence ATGAAGCGCCGCATCGACATCATGGAGCACGCCGGGGAAGGCGTCCGCGCCATGCGCCAGGTGGAGAGGTTCGTACGGGAGAGCGGGCTGCCGCCCGCCATCTTCGAGCTGGTCAAGATCCGGTCCAGCCAGATCAACGGCTGCGGCTTCTGCCTGGACATGCACATGCGCCAGGCGAAGGCGGCCGGCGAGACCGACGAACGGCTGTGGTCGGTGGGCGCCTGGCGGCACACGCCGTTCTTCTCCGACGCCGAACGCGCCGCGCTCGCCCTGACCGAGGAGGCCACCCGGCTCGCCGACCGCGGGGAGACGGTGCCCGACTCCGTGTGGGACGAGGCGACCCGCCACTTCGGCGAGCCCGAACTCGCCGGGCTGATCTTCGCGATCTCCCACAGCAACGCCTGGAACCGGATCATGGCGATCACCCGGACCCCACCGGGGGGACTGCGCACCGCCACCGCGAGCTGA
- a CDS encoding class I SAM-dependent methyltransferase, with protein sequence MGARPKRWQRRTGRLVRHPLFARVYARLAPAMDRAGLAGRRRQLLAGLTGRVVEIGSGSGLNFAHYPADVAGVLAVEPEPSLLRYAVRNAAHAPVPVALVDGTAEHVPGADGAFDAAVVCLVLCSVPDQRAALAELHRVIRPGGQLRFLEHVRADGRDLRGLRGLQRVLDATVWPALAGGCHLSRDTLAGIEAAGFAVNRVERFRFPDGPLPSPSSPHILGTATRTGGPR encoded by the coding sequence ATGGGGGCGCGACCGAAGAGGTGGCAGCGGCGGACCGGGCGACTGGTCCGGCATCCGCTGTTCGCCCGGGTGTACGCGCGACTCGCGCCGGCGATGGACCGCGCCGGGCTGGCCGGCCGCCGCCGGCAACTGCTCGCCGGGCTGACCGGCCGGGTGGTGGAGATCGGGTCCGGCAGCGGCCTGAACTTCGCCCACTACCCCGCCGACGTCGCCGGGGTGCTCGCGGTCGAGCCGGAGCCGAGCCTGCTCCGGTACGCCGTCCGCAACGCCGCCCACGCGCCGGTGCCGGTGGCGCTGGTGGACGGCACCGCCGAGCACGTCCCCGGCGCGGACGGGGCGTTCGACGCCGCGGTGGTCTGCCTGGTGCTCTGCTCCGTACCCGACCAGCGGGCGGCGCTGGCCGAGCTGCACCGGGTGATCCGGCCGGGCGGCCAGCTCCGCTTCCTCGAACACGTCCGCGCCGACGGCCGCGACCTGCGTGGCCTGCGTGGACTGCAACGTGTTCTCGACGCGACGGTGTGGCCGGCGCTGGCCGGCGGCTGCCACCTGTCCCGCGACACCCTCGCCGGCATCGAGGCGGCCGGGTTCGCCGTGAACCGGGTGGAACGGTTCCGGTTCCCCGACGGGCCGCTGCCCTCGCCCTCCAGCCCGCACATCCTCGGCACCGCCACCCGAACCGGAGGACCCCGATGA
- a CDS encoding serine hydrolase domain-containing protein yields MIRRTAGTRAVFVFAALAILAALLTLAALAVVAGATSRPASASPSAAPAGSPDFPAIDRFVRNQLSAQAIPGAALVVTHGPDVVHVRGFGHTSAGTPVTPRTQFRLGSVSKSFTATAVLQLVDAGRIRLDDPVRTYLPKFAVDDPRGARITVRHLLNHTSGLSDQGFPEQTLPAPHDLAERIISLRTAKLTSAPGTEFHYFNPNYDVAARIVEVASGQPFATYLREHVFTPLRMNDTLLAYTKLIPSNAPRLYRGYALAFTRPVVRPEPDGFLGGNGAVVSTAADLGHWLAMQNSRGRYAGRQVVSAASLETEHTPPTGPTGPAGPPGPTAPTGPGGAATTYAMGWTAERPEGGQPRLTHNGVLSTYYAEQALVPGTGYGVALMFNTSNGLVPYHAITEGVLAQLEGREPASVQPPMRLVEYALAALTVLTLLVRCWEILRAGAWARRRRTRPLWRVVPGMVWLAVPAVLLAGLPWLVGRFAGRVFTREMLFWSMVTVHLWLGVAAVTGLVLITIRVAALVRTKSAPTPEAP; encoded by the coding sequence GTGATCCGGCGTACGGCAGGCACCCGCGCGGTGTTCGTGTTCGCGGCCCTCGCGATCCTCGCCGCGCTGCTCACCCTCGCCGCCCTGGCCGTCGTCGCCGGGGCCACGTCCCGCCCCGCGTCGGCCTCGCCGTCCGCGGCGCCCGCGGGCTCACCCGACTTCCCCGCGATCGACCGGTTCGTGCGCAACCAGCTCTCCGCGCAGGCCATTCCCGGTGCCGCGCTGGTCGTCACCCACGGACCGGACGTGGTGCACGTACGCGGCTTCGGCCACACCTCGGCCGGTACGCCGGTCACCCCGCGCACGCAGTTCCGGCTCGGGTCGGTGAGCAAGTCGTTCACCGCGACGGCCGTCCTGCAACTGGTGGACGCGGGCCGGATCCGGCTGGACGACCCGGTGCGCACGTACCTCCCGAAGTTCGCCGTCGACGACCCGCGCGGCGCCCGGATCACGGTGCGCCACCTCCTCAACCACACCAGCGGCCTGAGCGACCAGGGCTTCCCCGAGCAGACGCTGCCGGCGCCGCACGACCTGGCCGAACGGATCATCAGCCTGCGCACGGCCAAGCTGACCAGTGCGCCGGGGACCGAGTTCCACTACTTCAATCCCAACTACGACGTGGCGGCGCGCATCGTCGAGGTGGCGAGCGGGCAGCCGTTCGCGACCTACCTGCGCGAGCACGTGTTCACACCGCTGCGGATGAACGACACCCTGCTCGCGTACACGAAACTGATCCCGTCGAACGCACCGCGCCTGTACCGCGGCTACGCACTCGCCTTCACCCGCCCGGTCGTACGGCCGGAACCCGACGGCTTCCTCGGCGGCAACGGCGCGGTGGTGTCCACCGCCGCCGACCTCGGCCACTGGCTGGCGATGCAGAACTCCCGTGGCCGGTACGCCGGACGTCAGGTCGTCTCCGCGGCGAGCCTCGAGACCGAGCACACCCCGCCGACCGGGCCGACCGGGCCGGCTGGGCCGCCTGGGCCGACCGCACCGACCGGCCCGGGTGGCGCGGCCACGACGTACGCGATGGGCTGGACGGCCGAGCGGCCCGAGGGCGGACAGCCCCGGCTGACCCACAACGGCGTCCTGTCGACCTACTACGCCGAGCAGGCGCTGGTCCCCGGCACCGGCTACGGCGTGGCGCTGATGTTCAACACCTCCAACGGGCTCGTGCCCTACCACGCGATCACCGAGGGCGTGCTGGCCCAGCTCGAGGGGCGCGAGCCGGCGTCGGTGCAACCGCCTATGCGGCTGGTCGAGTACGCCCTGGCGGCGCTCACCGTGCTCACCCTGCTGGTCCGCTGCTGGGAGATCCTGCGCGCCGGGGCCTGGGCGCGGCGCCGCCGGACGCGCCCGCTGTGGCGGGTCGTTCCCGGCATGGTCTGGCTGGCCGTCCCGGCGGTGCTGCTGGCCGGGCTGCCCTGGCTGGTGGGCAGGTTCGCCGGCCGGGTGTTCACCCGGGAGATGCTGTTCTGGTCGATGGTGACGGTGCACCTGTGGCTCGGGGTGGCCGCGGTCACCGGCCTGGTCCTGATCACGATCCGCGTCGCGGCCCTTGTCCGTACGAAGTCCGCACCCACGCCGGAGGCACCATGA
- a CDS encoding cytochrome P450 produces the protein MTADVKKVTSPAGDPAWLVTGYDTVKRLLADPRLGRSHPEPDRAARFSDAQVLGPEEARPTEVAEHRQMRRLLAKSFSARRLALLRPRVDAVVAELLDDLAARPQPADFHDAISFPLPALVICELLGVPYEDREDFRRWSDDVGDMTDGQRSAAGMAALHAYMRELVERRRAEPAEDVLSDLLTAQVDGRPAYDTDSAAQLGAGLLFAGHETTVTAIDSGVVLLLTHPEQIAELDRGPEAVSRVVEEILRFGLPNPGAEQEGAAGLPRYANADIEVGDVTIAAGDLVVLDLRDANQDTVRFPEPADFDVRRTDNPHVTFGHGPRFCVGAPLARIELTALFGTLFTRFPDLRLAVPPDRLRPRSHLLTGGWAELPVRW, from the coding sequence ATGACTGCCGATGTGAAGAAGGTGACCAGCCCCGCCGGCGACCCGGCCTGGCTGGTCACCGGCTACGACACCGTGAAGCGGCTGCTCGCCGACCCGCGCCTCGGCCGGTCGCACCCCGAGCCCGACCGAGCGGCCCGCTTCTCCGACGCGCAGGTCCTCGGCCCCGAGGAGGCCCGGCCCACCGAGGTGGCCGAGCACCGGCAGATGCGCCGGCTGCTGGCGAAGTCGTTCTCGGCCCGCCGGCTGGCGTTGCTGCGCCCACGGGTGGACGCCGTGGTGGCCGAGCTCCTCGACGACCTCGCCGCCCGCCCGCAGCCGGCCGACTTCCACGACGCGATCTCGTTTCCCCTTCCGGCGCTGGTGATCTGTGAGCTGCTCGGCGTTCCGTACGAGGACCGGGAGGACTTCCGCCGCTGGTCCGACGACGTGGGCGACATGACCGACGGGCAGCGCTCCGCCGCCGGGATGGCCGCCCTGCACGCGTACATGCGCGAGCTGGTCGAACGCCGCCGCGCCGAGCCGGCCGAGGACGTCCTCAGCGACCTGTTGACCGCGCAGGTGGACGGCCGTCCGGCGTACGACACCGACAGCGCGGCCCAGCTCGGCGCCGGGCTGCTGTTCGCCGGCCACGAGACGACGGTGACCGCGATCGACTCCGGCGTCGTCCTGCTGCTCACCCACCCCGAGCAGATCGCCGAACTGGACCGCGGTCCGGAGGCGGTGTCCCGGGTGGTGGAGGAGATCCTGCGGTTCGGGCTGCCCAATCCCGGCGCGGAGCAGGAGGGCGCGGCCGGCCTGCCGAGGTACGCCAACGCCGACATCGAGGTGGGCGACGTCACCATCGCGGCCGGCGACCTGGTGGTGCTGGACCTGCGCGACGCCAACCAGGACACCGTGCGGTTCCCCGAGCCGGCGGACTTCGACGTACGGCGGACCGACAACCCGCACGTGACGTTCGGCCACGGACCGCGGTTCTGCGTGGGCGCGCCGCTGGCCCGGATCGAGCTGACCGCGTTGTTCGGGACCCTGTTCACGCGGTTCCCGGACCTGCGGCTGGCCGTCCCGCCGGACCGGTTGCGCCCGCGCAGCCACCTGCTCACCGGCGGCTGGGCCGAGCTTCCGGTGCGCTGGTGA
- a CDS encoding 4Fe-4S dicluster domain-containing protein — translation MNNRLAGPLADPAGDAGHPDDHPQRVGFFTDTSVCIGCKACEVACKEWNALPEDGLDLLGQSYDNTGALGASTWRHVAFVEQQTPSTRPAVDLGMPGVGTPAQLDPATARTVGEDGGIGDGAAGEDAGALRWLMSSDVCKHCTHAACLDVCPTGALFRTEFGTVVVQDDVCNGCGYCVSACPYGVIDIRPDNGGAFKCTMCYDRLGDGLEPACAKACPTKSIQFGPLDELRETARERVAALQEAGVDTARLYGADPDDGVGGDGAFFLLLDEPEVYGLPPDPVVTTRDLPAMWRQAGLAAATVAVAVAASFLGRRR, via the coding sequence ATGAACAACCGCCTGGCGGGACCTCTCGCCGACCCGGCCGGGGACGCGGGCCACCCCGACGACCATCCGCAGCGGGTGGGGTTCTTCACCGACACCTCGGTGTGCATCGGCTGCAAGGCGTGCGAGGTCGCCTGCAAGGAGTGGAACGCGCTGCCCGAGGACGGCCTTGACCTCCTCGGCCAGTCCTACGACAACACCGGCGCGCTCGGGGCGAGCACCTGGCGGCACGTGGCGTTCGTCGAGCAGCAGACGCCGTCCACGCGGCCGGCGGTCGATCTCGGAATGCCCGGAGTCGGTACGCCGGCCCAGCTCGACCCGGCCACCGCGCGCACCGTCGGCGAGGACGGCGGGATCGGCGACGGCGCCGCCGGCGAGGACGCCGGAGCCCTGCGCTGGCTGATGTCCAGCGACGTCTGCAAGCACTGCACGCACGCGGCCTGCCTGGACGTCTGCCCGACGGGCGCGCTGTTCCGGACCGAGTTCGGCACCGTGGTCGTGCAGGACGACGTGTGCAACGGCTGCGGCTACTGCGTCTCGGCCTGCCCGTACGGCGTCATCGACATCCGCCCCGACAACGGCGGGGCGTTCAAGTGCACGATGTGCTACGACCGGCTCGGCGACGGGCTGGAGCCCGCGTGTGCGAAGGCGTGCCCCACCAAGTCGATCCAGTTCGGCCCGCTGGACGAGCTGCGGGAGACGGCCCGCGAGCGGGTGGCGGCGCTGCAGGAGGCCGGGGTGGACACCGCCCGGCTGTACGGCGCGGACCCCGACGACGGCGTGGGCGGCGACGGCGCGTTCTTCCTGCTGCTGGACGAGCCGGAGGTGTACGGCCTGCCGCCGGACCCGGTGGTGACCACCCGCGACCTGCCGGCGATGTGGCGGCAGGCGGGCCTCGCGGCGGCCACCGTCGCGGTCGCGGTCGCGGCGTCGTTCCTCGGCAGGCGCCGATGA
- the sigJ gene encoding RNA polymerase sigma factor SigJ, with protein sequence MEYDTSARASRTDELAAEFTALRPRLLGVAYSLLGSLDEAEDVVQDAWLRLTRTDPEKVDAIRDLTGWLVVTVSRLGVDALRSARRRREEYVGPWLPEPLVTGDPADRVTLDESMSLAMLVVLESLSPAERTSFVLHDVFGCEFTEVAQAVGRTPAACRQLAARARKHVAARAPRFEVDTEAHRDVVAAFARACEGMDLAALVELLDPDVVLRTDGGGRVLAARRPVVGAEKVARFLVRTARSLGPPRQRHVLVNGRPGLLRYRAGRLDSVVGLTIADGRITELDVVRNPEKLRSIP encoded by the coding sequence GTGGAGTACGACACCTCTGCTCGCGCATCCCGGACCGACGAGCTCGCGGCCGAGTTCACCGCCCTGCGACCGCGCCTGCTCGGCGTCGCGTACAGCCTGCTCGGCAGTCTGGACGAGGCCGAGGACGTGGTGCAGGACGCCTGGCTGCGGCTGACCCGTACCGACCCCGAGAAGGTCGACGCGATCCGGGACCTCACCGGCTGGCTCGTGGTCACCGTGTCCCGGCTGGGTGTGGACGCGCTGCGTTCGGCCCGCAGACGGCGCGAGGAGTACGTCGGGCCGTGGCTTCCGGAGCCGCTGGTGACCGGGGACCCGGCCGACCGGGTGACCCTGGACGAGTCGATGAGCCTGGCCATGCTGGTCGTCCTGGAGTCGCTGAGCCCGGCCGAACGCACGTCGTTCGTGCTGCACGACGTGTTCGGCTGTGAGTTCACCGAGGTGGCCCAGGCCGTCGGGCGTACGCCGGCCGCCTGCCGGCAACTCGCCGCCCGGGCCAGGAAGCACGTGGCGGCCCGCGCGCCGAGGTTCGAGGTGGACACGGAGGCACACCGCGACGTGGTGGCCGCGTTCGCCCGCGCCTGCGAGGGCATGGACCTGGCGGCCCTGGTCGAACTGCTCGACCCCGACGTCGTCCTGCGTACCGACGGCGGGGGCCGGGTGCTCGCGGCCCGGCGGCCGGTCGTCGGCGCCGAGAAGGTGGCCCGCTTCCTGGTCCGTACGGCACGCAGTCTCGGTCCGCCGCGGCAACGGCACGTGCTGGTCAACGGCCGGCCCGGGCTGCTGCGCTACCGCGCCGGGCGACTGGACAGCGTCGTCGGGCTGACGATCGCCGATGGCCGGATCACCGAACTCGACGTCGTCCGCAATCCCGAGAAGCTGAGGAGCATCCCATGA
- a CDS encoding GNAT family N-acetyltransferase: MNDVAWQAGAVQHDPTRLTVRPARAEDDAALLAIDGASWTPTSGFPSLQGETRTSFFDDRNTPDLHLVAVSNGSLAGYVRITPMVPFPEGAHVLGIYGFAVTPAARGQGVGSALLLAAQGYARGRGARKLSLRVFGTNTTARRLYERHGFVVEGTLRAAFLIDGEYVDDVWMSKFLDPEDDPGDADGPGDPTGTASAVTPAEARPSS; this comes from the coding sequence ATGAACGACGTCGCATGGCAGGCTGGCGCGGTGCAGCACGACCCCACTCGCCTCACCGTCCGCCCGGCGCGCGCGGAGGACGACGCCGCCCTGCTCGCCATCGACGGCGCGTCCTGGACCCCGACGTCCGGGTTCCCCTCGCTGCAGGGCGAGACCCGGACGTCGTTCTTCGACGACCGCAACACCCCCGACCTGCACCTGGTGGCGGTGTCGAACGGCTCGCTGGCCGGATACGTCCGGATCACCCCGATGGTCCCGTTTCCCGAAGGCGCACACGTGCTGGGGATCTACGGCTTCGCGGTCACCCCGGCCGCCCGTGGGCAGGGGGTCGGGTCCGCGCTCCTGCTCGCGGCGCAGGGCTACGCCCGCGGTCGCGGTGCGCGCAAGCTCAGTCTGCGGGTGTTCGGCACCAACACGACCGCGCGCCGGCTGTACGAACGGCACGGGTTCGTGGTCGAGGGCACCCTGCGCGCGGCGTTCCTGATCGACGGCGAGTACGTCGACGACGTGTGGATGTCGAAGTTCCTCGACCCCGAGGATGACCCCGGTGACGCCGATGGTCCCGGTGACCCCACCGGCACCGCGTCCGCTGTCACACCGGCGGAGGCCCGACCGTCCTCCTGA
- a CDS encoding nucleoside/nucleotide kinase family protein, translated as MRVRAVSPDLLVTELADTIANLPDPGTSTSTGADTDGWIRVAVDGAPATHPDRWADALTEPLRERGRAVVRVRAEDYLRPASLRLERGREDPDVLYEDWLNDAGLIREVLEPLDPGGTGRVLPALWNPRTDRAHRVGYVTVPPGGVLVLSGSLLLGRWLPLDFVVHLDLSPAALARQTPDDQRWTLPAYDRYAAEAEPARVAQVVVRLDKPERPAVVEGS; from the coding sequence ATGCGGGTCCGCGCCGTCAGCCCCGACCTGCTGGTCACCGAACTCGCCGACACGATCGCGAACCTGCCCGACCCCGGCACCAGCACCAGCACCGGCGCCGACACCGACGGCTGGATCCGGGTGGCCGTCGACGGCGCGCCCGCGACCCACCCGGACCGGTGGGCCGACGCGCTGACCGAACCGCTGCGCGAACGCGGCCGGGCCGTGGTGCGGGTCCGGGCGGAGGACTACCTGCGCCCGGCGTCGCTGCGGCTGGAACGCGGCCGGGAGGACCCGGACGTGCTGTACGAGGACTGGCTGAACGACGCCGGCCTGATCCGCGAGGTGCTCGAACCCCTCGACCCCGGCGGCACCGGCCGGGTGCTGCCCGCGTTGTGGAACCCGCGCACCGACCGGGCGCACCGCGTCGGCTACGTGACCGTCCCGCCCGGCGGGGTGCTCGTGCTCAGCGGCTCGCTGCTGCTCGGGCGCTGGCTGCCGTTGGACTTCGTGGTGCACCTGGACCTGTCGCCGGCCGCGCTGGCCCGGCAGACCCCGGACGACCAGCGGTGGACGCTGCCGGCGTACGACCGGTACGCCGCGGAGGCCGAGCCGGCCCGGGTGGCACAGGTCGTGGTCCGGCTGGACAAGCCCGAACGCCCGGCCGTGGTGGAGGGTTCATGA
- a CDS encoding GntR family transcriptional regulator — translation MADAERTEPGGGTVAKYATVRAHLLDLIRDRLEPHERLPTERQLCADLGVSRLTVRRAVEQLVGEGVVYRIQGSGTYVAEPSIRKRELLSSFSDDMRTRGLAPGAKLLRAEQVVAGAREGWRLGVSPGEPLVHLVRLRLANAVPMCLEDVWLVAGLVPDLLDSPVEGSLYETLLARYRITLDRAEQEVRATVVDREQAALLEVPALTPALLVERVTYDVRGRAVELARSLYRGDRYSLEQTLRRQ, via the coding sequence GTGGCGGATGCTGAGCGTACTGAGCCCGGCGGCGGCACGGTCGCCAAGTACGCCACGGTCCGCGCACATCTGCTCGACCTGATCCGCGACCGGCTCGAGCCGCACGAGCGGCTGCCCACCGAGCGCCAACTGTGCGCCGACCTCGGCGTGAGCCGGTTGACCGTACGCCGGGCCGTCGAGCAACTCGTCGGCGAGGGCGTCGTCTACCGCATCCAGGGTTCGGGCACCTACGTCGCCGAACCCTCCATCCGCAAGCGCGAGTTGCTGTCCTCGTTCAGCGACGACATGCGCACCCGGGGCCTCGCGCCCGGGGCGAAGCTGTTGCGCGCCGAGCAGGTCGTCGCCGGCGCCCGGGAGGGCTGGCGGCTCGGCGTCAGCCCGGGCGAGCCGCTCGTCCACCTGGTCCGGCTCCGGCTGGCCAACGCGGTGCCGATGTGCCTGGAGGACGTCTGGCTGGTGGCCGGTCTCGTGCCGGACCTGCTGGACTCGCCGGTGGAGGGTTCGCTGTACGAGACGCTGCTCGCCCGCTACCGGATCACCCTCGACCGGGCCGAGCAGGAGGTACGCGCCACCGTCGTCGACCGCGAGCAGGCCGCGTTGCTGGAGGTGCCCGCGCTCACCCCCGCGCTGCTGGTGGAGCGGGTGACCTACGACGTACGCGGGCGTGCGGTCGAGCTGGCCCGGTCGCTGTACCGCGGCGACCGGTACAGCCTGGAACAGACCCTTCGCCGCCAGTAG